The genomic DNA TCTTGTAGCTATTTCATTTCTATTAGTTTCCAGTGTAAGTCGTTCTTCTGGAAATATTGGTGTTAATGTCTCAAACGCATTTCTTTGTATAGCTGTGTCAGGGTTTTCATCATTTATTTTTTGAACATATAAAAGTGCTCTAAATTTCTCTCCACTTTTTGGATGTCTAGTTATTCCCTTAATCTTGTCTCCTGTTTTCATATTAAATCTTCTTATTTGAGATGGTGAAACGTAAACATCTCCTTCAGTAGACAAATAATTTGAACCTCTTAAAAAACCAAATCCATCTGGCAGAATTTCAAGTACACCTACTACTTCATCCTCTTTTGATGTGTTAAATTCATCTACTATCTTAGATTCATCAACTTGTTTAGGCATATAATAGTTTTTATTATTATTTCTGACCATTCTATTAGATATATTTGATGACTTATTGCTATCATTTACACTCGTTGTCTTATTATAGTCATTTCTTTGATTTCTATGTTCTTGGTTTTGGGAAATATTTTGGGTATCTATTTCTTTCTTGTTGTATGATTTGGTAGGGCTCTTATATTCAACTTCTTTTTCTATACTTTCACGCTCTATATTTTCTTTTCTATTCTTTATGTCTTCTTTAATATCTTCATTTTTTTCTTTAGTCTCTTCGTTTACTTTTTCCTCATTTTTACTTTTGGAATTTATAATCTCAATTAACTCATTTTTCTTATATGTAGTAATTGATTTTATTTTTAATTCTTTAGCTATCTCTCGTAGCTCAACTAAGGTCTTACTACCTAATCCTTCTAATACTTTATCATCTAAAATCAAAAAAATCCTCCTCATCTATATATTCATTTATATACATACTTATTTTGGAAATTGAAGGCATGAAAAAGAAAAGTTTTATTTAAACAGTTAAGTCTAATAATATCATTATTTATATATTATGGTCAATAAATAAAATTTAAAACATTATTACCTACTATATTACTGTATTTCAAGTCCAATCTTAGCACGTTTTTATAAATTTATCACTATATTTATATCTTATAATAATATTTTCCTTTAAAATATGCAACTATTATAAAAATTTTTTTTTACATTTATAAATTCTAAAAACCATATATAACTAAAATATTGTAAGTTTTTGACTACATCAAGTTATATATGGTTTTTATATTTATGTATATCAACTGCTGTCATTTATCTTATTACATAGTTGCAATCATACTCAAAACAGCTGTTATACTCGTTATTACGAGGATTCCCACAATCCCAACAGCTATTATTCTATTAATTCTTTTCTGACTTGATTTTGCCACCATACATCACCTTTCATTAATTATTTTTGAATTTCAAGTTCTCTAGATTCATTGACTTCAATTAAATCTATTTTTTCATCTGTATTATTGTATAACACATTGTTATTTTTATCAAATTCACTACATACATGTTTCAAATATTTTATAAAATCTTCCTTAAGGTCTTCTTTCTTTAGAG from Clostridioides difficile ATCC 9689 = DSM 1296 includes the following:
- the rho gene encoding transcription termination factor Rho, which produces MRRIFLILDDKVLEGLGSKTLVELREIAKELKIKSITTYKKNELIEIINSKSKNEEKVNEETKEKNEDIKEDIKNRKENIERESIEKEVEYKSPTKSYNKKEIDTQNISQNQEHRNQRNDYNKTTSVNDSNKSSNISNRMVRNNNKNYYMPKQVDESKIVDEFNTSKEDEVVGVLEILPDGFGFLRGSNYLSTEGDVYVSPSQIRRFNMKTGDKIKGITRHPKSGEKFRALLYVQKINDENPDTAIQRNAFETLTPIFPEERLTLETNRNEIATRIIDLISPIGKGQRGLIVAPPKAGKTVLLKSVANSIAKNHPNVELIVLLIDERPEEVTDMKESIEGDVIYSTFDQVSSHHVKVAEMVLNRAQRLVEHGKDVVILLDSITRLARAYNLTISPTGRTLSGGIDPGALHGPKKFFGAARNIRQGGSLTILGTALVETGSRMDDVIFEEFKGTGNMELHLDRKLAEKRIFPAIDIYKSGTRRDDLLLDDEEKTALWRLRREMSNNSVMEITDKVIELIKRTKDNKEFVKSIKNL